Proteins encoded in a region of the Burkholderiales bacterium genome:
- a CDS encoding gamma-glutamyl-gamma-aminobutyrate hydrolase family protein: MTTAPRPLICVAANALEAAHRRSRMHGTGERNVHSLLRMVDCIPLLLPPVGAAIDIADLVSRVDGVVLTGGRSNVEPHHYEGPPFPDDEIIDPLRDGLVLPLVRACIAEHVPVFGICRGIQEINVALGGSLHYRIHHLPGKNDHRRPQRDDVTPEEVHRPNHLVRFTPGGLFQSLTGCDEMMVNSLHGQGVDRLGNGLVVEATSPDGVVEGVRYDDAERFVVGVQWHAEWQPEKHALSAALYKVFGDAARARAARRAAK, encoded by the coding sequence ATGACGACCGCCCCGCGGCCGTTGATCTGTGTCGCCGCCAATGCGCTGGAAGCCGCGCACCGCCGCAGCCGGATGCACGGCACCGGCGAGCGCAACGTCCATTCGCTGTTGAGGATGGTCGACTGCATTCCGCTGCTGCTGCCGCCAGTGGGCGCGGCGATCGACATCGCGGACCTGGTGTCGCGGGTAGACGGCGTCGTGCTCACCGGCGGGCGCTCGAACGTCGAGCCGCACCATTACGAAGGTCCGCCGTTTCCCGACGACGAGATCATCGATCCTTTACGCGACGGCCTGGTGCTGCCGCTGGTGCGCGCGTGCATCGCCGAGCACGTCCCGGTGTTCGGCATCTGCCGCGGCATCCAGGAGATCAACGTCGCGCTGGGCGGCTCGCTGCATTACCGCATCCATCATCTGCCGGGAAAGAACGATCACCGCAGACCGCAGCGCGACGATGTCACGCCCGAAGAGGTGCACCGGCCCAATCACCTGGTCCGATTCACGCCGGGCGGCCTGTTCCAGTCCCTGACCGGCTGCGACGAGATGATGGTCAACTCGCTGCACGGCCAGGGTGTCGATCGCCTGGGCAACGGGCTGGTCGTGGAGGCGACGTCGCCGGACGGTGTGGTCGAAGGCGTGCGCTACGACGATGCCGAGCGGTTCGTCGTCGGCGTGCAGTGGCACGCCGAATGGCAGCCCGAGAAGCATGCGCTGTCGGCGGCGCTGTACAAGGTGTTCGGAGACGCTGCGCGCGCGCGTGCGGCGCGGCGCGCGGCTAAGTAA
- a CDS encoding CoA transferase encodes MPGPCTGLTVLDFSWGMPGALCTLVMADFGADVIKVEPPGGDPFRFQPAWISWNRGKKGVALDLATTAGREQALELIGAADVLVESFRPGDMAGWELDYATLSQRYPRLVYCSITGFGQKGPLARVKGYEGVVAAKAGRMFNLQGQPNRDGPVFSAVPTASWHASQAAVRGIIAALRVRDLSGRGQWVQTSLVQCLASPHDNNVGDGGLVNVQMRRRDPKFARAPRGRGESSIGYVPVRTKDGVWLQHANQRVPHIQGHLKAIGLRHLLEDERFARVPSIRSENRELLRREILEAQLEKTADEWMEIYLEDGEIAAEPYRTCVQAMEHSAVLENGSVTTIDDPRVGRLRTLAPLAELKGMPGAPSGPAPDVGQHNAEVSGHLRPVAQTAAAADAPAHPLSGVTVLDLATVQAGPYAASLLADLGARVIKVDATDKRLDEGRRWSAQALTDVRTYSGKETLQVDLQTPEGKEILHKLIARADVLSHNYRLGVAERLKIDAGTCRRINPRLVYAWMGTYGPNGRHARRPGAHPIPGAIMGGAMRQMGRGMPPPPETVMNVEEIAEATRWIMKSNWGPDQNTSAAVATGIVLGLRARDASGKGEPVSVTMLNANAWTNADEYYDYAGRPPIAVPDADIHGLHALYRLYRCREGWVFLGCLFQEEWEAFCRTVQRPELPADARFTTRKAREENDDALIAEIAKIFAGRDAAEWEDLLLKADVACVRADEATEGEFYADHPHAKANALSVEVDHPVVGTHLRYGGLVEFSLTPGLYKASAQIGQHTRPLLRELGYDEQQIEDLGRRGIVQWADAASGGEP; translated from the coding sequence GTGCCGGGGCCCTGTACCGGATTGACCGTGCTGGATTTCTCATGGGGAATGCCCGGCGCCTTGTGCACGCTGGTCATGGCCGATTTTGGCGCCGACGTGATCAAGGTGGAACCTCCCGGCGGCGATCCGTTCCGTTTCCAGCCCGCGTGGATCTCGTGGAATCGCGGAAAGAAAGGCGTCGCGCTCGACCTCGCCACGACCGCAGGCCGCGAGCAAGCCCTCGAGCTCATCGGTGCGGCGGATGTGCTGGTCGAATCGTTCCGTCCCGGCGACATGGCCGGCTGGGAATTGGACTACGCCACGCTGTCGCAACGCTATCCGCGGCTCGTCTACTGCTCCATCACGGGCTTCGGGCAGAAGGGTCCGCTCGCTCGCGTCAAAGGTTACGAAGGCGTCGTCGCGGCCAAGGCCGGCCGCATGTTCAACCTGCAGGGACAGCCCAACCGCGACGGCCCGGTGTTCTCCGCGGTACCCACCGCGAGCTGGCACGCGAGCCAGGCGGCGGTGCGCGGCATCATCGCCGCCTTGCGCGTGCGGGACCTCTCCGGGCGTGGCCAATGGGTGCAGACCAGCCTCGTGCAGTGCCTGGCTTCTCCCCACGACAACAACGTCGGCGACGGCGGGCTGGTGAACGTGCAGATGCGCCGCCGCGACCCGAAGTTCGCGCGCGCCCCGCGCGGCCGCGGCGAGTCCAGCATCGGCTACGTTCCGGTGCGCACCAAGGACGGCGTATGGCTTCAGCACGCCAACCAGCGCGTGCCCCACATCCAGGGTCATTTGAAGGCGATCGGGCTCCGGCACCTGCTCGAAGACGAGCGCTTCGCGCGCGTCCCGTCGATCAGGTCGGAGAATCGCGAGCTGCTGCGCCGGGAGATCCTCGAGGCGCAGCTGGAGAAAACCGCCGACGAGTGGATGGAGATCTACCTCGAAGACGGCGAGATCGCGGCGGAGCCCTATCGCACGTGCGTCCAGGCGATGGAGCATTCCGCGGTGCTCGAGAACGGCAGCGTGACCACGATCGACGACCCGCGCGTCGGGCGTCTGCGCACGTTGGCGCCGCTGGCGGAGTTGAAGGGAATGCCGGGCGCGCCGAGCGGACCCGCGCCCGACGTCGGACAGCACAACGCCGAAGTGTCGGGACACCTGCGGCCCGTGGCCCAAACCGCGGCCGCTGCCGACGCGCCGGCTCATCCGCTGTCGGGCGTGACCGTCCTCGACCTCGCCACGGTTCAGGCCGGGCCGTATGCCGCTTCGCTGTTGGCCGATCTCGGCGCGCGCGTGATCAAGGTCGACGCCACCGACAAGCGCCTCGACGAAGGACGGCGCTGGTCGGCGCAGGCGCTGACCGACGTGCGAACCTACTCCGGCAAGGAAACCCTCCAGGTCGACCTCCAGACGCCCGAGGGCAAGGAGATCCTGCACAAGCTGATCGCCCGCGCCGATGTGCTCTCGCACAACTATCGTCTCGGCGTCGCCGAGCGTCTGAAGATCGATGCCGGGACATGCCGCCGCATCAATCCGCGCCTCGTCTATGCGTGGATGGGCACCTACGGTCCGAACGGGCGGCATGCGCGCAGGCCGGGCGCGCATCCCATACCCGGCGCCATCATGGGCGGCGCGATGCGGCAGATGGGCCGGGGCATGCCGCCGCCGCCGGAAACGGTCATGAACGTCGAAGAGATCGCCGAGGCGACGCGCTGGATCATGAAGTCCAACTGGGGCCCCGATCAGAACACGTCCGCGGCGGTGGCCACCGGCATCGTGCTCGGCCTGCGCGCGCGAGACGCGAGCGGCAAGGGCGAGCCCGTCAGCGTCACGATGCTCAACGCCAACGCGTGGACCAATGCCGACGAGTATTACGACTATGCCGGCCGGCCTCCGATCGCAGTGCCCGACGCGGACATTCACGGGCTCCATGCGTTGTATCGGCTCTATCGCTGCCGCGAAGGCTGGGTGTTCCTCGGATGCCTCTTCCAGGAGGAGTGGGAGGCATTCTGTCGAACGGTGCAGCGGCCGGAGCTGCCGGCCGATGCGCGCTTCACGACACGAAAAGCGCGAGAGGAGAACGACGACGCTTTGATCGCAGAGATCGCAAAGATCTTCGCCGGCCGCGACGCTGCCGAATGGGAAGACCTGCTGCTCAAAGCCGACGTCGCCTGCGTGCGCGCCGACGAAGCGACGGAGGGCGAGTTCTATGCGGACCATCCGCACGCCAAGGCCAATGCGCTGAGCGTCGAGGTGGATCATCCGGTCGTCGGCACGCACCTGCGTTACGGCGGACTCGTCGAATTCTCGCTGACGCCCGGCCTCTACAAGGCCTCCGCGCAGATCGGGCAGCACACGCGCCCCCTGTTGCGCGAGCTGGGCTACGACGAGCAACAGATCGAAGACCTGGGGCGGCGCGGCATCGTGCAGTGGGCCGATGCCGCATCGGGCGGGGAGCCGTAG
- a CDS encoding ABC transporter substrate-binding protein has translation MATSRIVLHRLGTTAMSVAALLTVALIAPSTAFAQRTITIVIPEEPDSLDNCNSARSAVGRVIRENVNETLIELDPNDSSLKPRLATSWKQMNDTTWRFNLRKGIKYSDGTPLTPEAIASSFDKALNPKLDCNARTKMFSGFPIKVVKVDDATIDIVTPKPDPILPVRMTTLTVGAPNEPIRILNTSVGTGPYMIDHYTPNVEVVLKRNPHYWGKKPQLDGARYVWRKESAVAAAMVKVGEAHLATNISHQDATDAKTDFAYPNSETNYLRIESQVPPLNDKRVRLALNYAVDREGLHGAIIPRQAMIATQMVIPRIAGHNHALDKKRFEYSQARARKLLAEAKAAGVKVDTPISLICRINQWENTTETCESILAMYTAVGLNVKLQMIEVSLWNNYNAHPNKGSFTPDADAKLKERGPVLLGHMHDNNVGDPVFSMNPKYGCKAQTSSHCIPELDKKIEAATQTPAGPQRTKLWEETMAMVNDNVLDVFLFHMVGFARVSPKINFKPTAATNSEILLEQITFK, from the coding sequence ATGGCTACGTCTCGAATTGTGTTGCACCGGCTTGGCACGACTGCGATGTCGGTGGCGGCGCTCCTGACCGTGGCGCTGATCGCGCCCTCTACCGCGTTCGCGCAGCGAACCATCACCATCGTCATCCCGGAGGAGCCGGACAGCCTCGACAACTGCAACAGCGCGCGGTCGGCCGTCGGGCGGGTGATCCGCGAGAACGTCAACGAGACGCTGATCGAGCTCGACCCGAACGACAGCTCGCTCAAGCCGCGGCTGGCGACGTCGTGGAAGCAGATGAACGACACCACCTGGCGCTTCAACCTGCGCAAGGGCATCAAGTACAGCGACGGCACGCCGCTGACGCCCGAGGCCATCGCCAGCTCGTTCGACAAGGCGCTGAACCCGAAGCTCGACTGCAACGCGCGCACCAAGATGTTCTCGGGCTTCCCGATCAAGGTGGTGAAGGTCGACGATGCGACGATCGATATCGTCACCCCGAAGCCCGATCCGATCCTGCCGGTGCGCATGACCACGCTCACCGTCGGCGCTCCCAACGAGCCCATCAGGATCCTGAACACTTCCGTCGGCACGGGCCCGTACATGATCGACCACTACACGCCCAACGTCGAAGTGGTGCTCAAGCGCAATCCGCATTACTGGGGCAAGAAGCCGCAGCTCGACGGCGCGCGCTACGTGTGGCGCAAGGAATCGGCGGTGGCCGCCGCGATGGTGAAAGTCGGCGAAGCCCACCTGGCGACCAACATCTCGCACCAGGACGCCACCGACGCGAAGACCGACTTCGCTTATCCCAACTCGGAGACCAACTACCTGCGCATCGAATCGCAGGTTCCGCCGCTGAACGACAAGCGGGTGCGGCTCGCGCTCAACTATGCGGTCGACCGCGAGGGCCTGCACGGCGCGATCATCCCCAGGCAGGCGATGATCGCCACGCAGATGGTGATCCCGCGCATCGCCGGACACAATCACGCGCTCGACAAGAAGCGCTTCGAATACAGTCAGGCGCGGGCCAGGAAGCTGCTGGCCGAGGCCAAGGCCGCGGGCGTGAAAGTCGACACGCCGATCTCGCTCATCTGCCGCATCAACCAGTGGGAGAACACCACCGAGACCTGCGAGTCGATCCTGGCGATGTATACGGCGGTCGGGCTCAACGTCAAGCTGCAGATGATCGAAGTGAGCCTGTGGAACAACTACAACGCCCACCCGAACAAGGGATCGTTCACGCCCGATGCCGACGCCAAGCTGAAGGAGCGCGGCCCGGTCCTGCTCGGTCACATGCATGACAACAACGTGGGCGACCCGGTCTTCAGCATGAATCCCAAGTACGGCTGCAAGGCGCAGACGTCGTCGCACTGCATCCCCGAGCTCGACAAGAAGATCGAGGCGGCGACGCAGACGCCCGCCGGCCCGCAGCGCACCAAGCTCTGGGAGGAGACCATGGCCATGGTCAACGACAACGTCCTGGACGTCTTCCTGTTCCACATGGTCGGCTTCGCGCGCGTCAGTCCGAAGATCAATTTCAAGCCGACAGCGGCGACGAACAGCGAAATCCTGCTCGAGCAGATCACCTTCAAGTAA
- a CDS encoding alpha/beta hydrolase — protein MQPRIEQVAGVDLEILRAGAGNPLLLLHGFQHIDPRLAIVDLLAREAQLIAPSHPGFGRSSRPADFGTVYDLVHLYLGLIDTLPPGPLTLMGLSFGGWLAAEIAIKAGRRIDKLILVDALGIKVSGRETPDILDVFNAHPEDVVAKSWHDPKEFAPRYDDMEDDELVTRSRNWEALARYGFHPYMHNPQLKRWLSNIKAKTLVLWGASDGVVKPAYGEAYARLIPGARFERIANAGHHPEIEQPEALAARVRNFLAD, from the coding sequence ATGCAGCCGCGAATCGAACAGGTCGCCGGCGTCGACCTCGAAATCCTGCGCGCAGGCGCGGGCAATCCCCTGTTGCTGCTCCACGGTTTCCAGCACATCGACCCGCGGCTGGCGATCGTCGATCTGCTCGCCCGTGAGGCGCAGCTCATTGCGCCGTCGCATCCCGGCTTCGGGCGCTCGTCGCGTCCGGCGGATTTCGGCACGGTCTACGACCTCGTTCATCTCTATCTCGGTTTGATCGATACGCTGCCGCCGGGGCCGCTCACGCTGATGGGTCTCTCGTTCGGCGGCTGGCTCGCCGCGGAGATCGCGATCAAGGCCGGGCGGCGCATCGACAAGCTGATCCTCGTCGACGCGCTCGGCATCAAGGTGAGCGGCCGCGAGACGCCCGACATCCTCGACGTGTTCAACGCGCATCCCGAGGACGTCGTCGCCAAGAGCTGGCACGATCCGAAAGAGTTCGCGCCGCGCTACGACGACATGGAAGACGATGAGCTCGTCACCCGCTCGCGCAACTGGGAAGCGCTCGCCCGCTACGGCTTCCATCCCTACATGCACAACCCGCAGCTCAAGCGCTGGCTCTCCAACATCAAGGCGAAGACGCTGGTGCTGTGGGGCGCATCCGACGGTGTGGTGAAGCCCGCGTATGGCGAGGCCTACGCGAGGCTGATTCCCGGCGCACGCTTCGAGCGCATCGCCAATGCCGGCCACCATCCCGAGATCGAGCAGCCCGAAGCGCTCGCCGCGCGCGTGCGCAACTTCCTCGCCGACTGA
- a CDS encoding LLM class flavin-dependent oxidoreductase, which produces MDVWYQCEIPYPFVAQDVLDRAPSVRASLPNRYCDPNVAADLFEECIDEFLLADELGLNVVAIEHHAGINSLLAANPMLVAILARQTRKARILSLGTLVTLRPDPVRIAEEYATADVISRGRLEIGFVKSGGSESASSNVSMIDNGERYWEAIDLISKALTSHDAPFSWEGRHFTHRHVNVWPPCYQRPLPRMWSATGDASTSADVGRRGMVHTLVLRGPEGTRAAFAANRRARAEAGLPPSTTDRFSYAALVAVGETEDEGLRLGDKLLWFLNTSMKSAPQFNKFLAGVAPPQAAPMIYRTKPKADTNAEAQQAASAMKPSVGGALIGMTAERAIAQGILFAGTPDSVYKQIMDLYDFVGGYGHLVMIGRSGFMTHAETEKSLGLFAREVLPRLKEIAAVQAGLDQRWSRGPVRK; this is translated from the coding sequence ATGGACGTCTGGTACCAGTGTGAAATACCGTATCCCTTCGTTGCGCAGGACGTGCTCGATCGCGCGCCGTCGGTGCGCGCGAGCCTGCCCAACCGCTACTGCGATCCGAACGTGGCGGCGGATCTCTTCGAGGAATGCATCGACGAGTTCCTGCTGGCCGATGAGCTGGGACTGAACGTCGTCGCGATCGAGCATCACGCCGGCATCAACTCGCTGCTCGCCGCGAATCCCATGCTGGTGGCGATCCTCGCGCGGCAGACGCGCAAGGCGCGCATCCTGAGCCTCGGCACACTGGTCACGCTGCGTCCGGACCCGGTGCGCATCGCCGAGGAATACGCCACGGCCGATGTGATCAGCCGCGGGCGCCTCGAGATCGGCTTCGTGAAATCCGGCGGCAGCGAGTCGGCGTCGAGCAACGTGAGCATGATCGACAACGGCGAGCGCTATTGGGAAGCGATCGATCTCATCTCCAAAGCGCTGACCTCGCACGACGCGCCGTTCAGCTGGGAAGGCAGGCACTTCACCCACCGGCACGTGAACGTCTGGCCGCCGTGCTACCAGCGGCCGCTGCCGCGCATGTGGTCGGCCACGGGTGACGCGTCGACGTCCGCCGACGTGGGCCGCCGCGGCATGGTGCACACGCTGGTGCTGCGCGGGCCCGAAGGCACGCGCGCGGCGTTCGCGGCGAACCGCCGCGCGCGTGCGGAGGCCGGATTGCCGCCTTCGACGACCGACCGCTTCAGTTACGCGGCGCTGGTGGCGGTGGGCGAAACGGAAGACGAAGGGTTGCGCCTCGGCGACAAGCTCCTGTGGTTCCTCAACACCAGCATGAAGTCGGCGCCGCAGTTCAACAAGTTCCTGGCCGGCGTCGCACCGCCGCAGGCCGCGCCGATGATCTACCGCACCAAGCCAAAGGCCGACACGAACGCCGAAGCGCAGCAGGCGGCCAGCGCCATGAAGCCGTCGGTCGGGGGCGCGCTGATCGGCATGACCGCCGAACGAGCGATCGCGCAGGGCATCCTGTTCGCGGGCACGCCCGACAGCGTCTACAAACAGATCATGGATCTCTACGACTTCGTCGGCGGTTACGGCCACCTCGTGATGATCGGCCGCTCGGGCTTCATGACCCACGCCGAGACCGAAAAGAGCCTTGGGCTCTTCGCCCGCGAGGTGCTGCCGAGGCTGAAGGAGATTGCTGCGGTGCAGGCGGGTTTAGATCAGCGCTGGTCGCGCGGTCCTGTCAGGAAATAA
- a CDS encoding ABC transporter permease: MSDSANTAVMTDTRPIEAQAEMVTVRVGLPWWRLLARDRLALLSAVWLVFMLVCMLVGPELLGKAATDISLRTRNLPPGATEHGWLMALGSDALGRSMLARLVVASRNTLVVAITSVVLALIVGGVLGLIAGYVGRGVGNLIMRLSDVVQSFPSLLLAVVVLYMLEPRVANLVIVLAVTRIPSYLRVARAEVLEIRERGFVDAARAMGAGRTHILRRHVVPIVAPTLLTIMTVDFAIVMLSESGLSFLGIGIQPPEITWGLMVAQGRNYLAQAWWLSFFPGLAIMATTLSANLFSNWVRLVTDPVQRWRLEAPKTDA, translated from the coding sequence GTGAGCGATTCCGCGAACACGGCGGTGATGACCGATACGCGACCGATCGAAGCGCAGGCGGAGATGGTGACTGTGCGCGTCGGCCTGCCGTGGTGGCGATTGCTCGCGCGAGACCGGCTGGCGCTGCTCTCGGCGGTCTGGCTGGTGTTCATGCTCGTGTGCATGCTCGTCGGGCCGGAACTGCTCGGCAAAGCCGCTACCGATATCAGCCTGCGCACGCGCAACCTTCCGCCCGGCGCGACGGAACACGGCTGGTTGATGGCCCTCGGCAGCGACGCGCTCGGGCGCAGCATGCTCGCGCGCCTGGTGGTGGCCTCGCGCAACACGCTGGTCGTGGCGATCACCTCGGTGGTGCTGGCGCTGATCGTCGGCGGCGTGCTGGGGCTCATCGCGGGCTACGTCGGGCGCGGCGTCGGCAATCTCATCATGCGCCTGTCGGACGTGGTGCAGAGCTTCCCGTCGCTGCTCCTGGCGGTGGTCGTGCTGTACATGCTGGAACCCAGGGTTGCGAACCTCGTCATCGTTCTGGCGGTGACCCGCATTCCGTCGTACCTGCGCGTCGCGAGGGCCGAGGTGCTCGAGATCCGCGAGCGCGGTTTCGTCGATGCGGCGCGCGCCATGGGCGCAGGCCGCACGCATATCCTGCGGCGCCACGTGGTCCCCATCGTCGCGCCGACCTTGCTGACCATCATGACCGTGGATTTCGCCATCGTGATGCTGTCCGAGTCCGGCTTGAGCTTTCTCGGCATCGGCATCCAGCCGCCCGAGATCACCTGGGGGCTGATGGTGGCGCAAGGCCGCAACTATCTCGCGCAAGCCTGGTGGCTCTCGTTTTTCCCGGGCCTGGCGATCATGGCCACGACGCTGTCCGCGAACCTTTTTTCCAACTGGGTGCGGCTGGTCACGGACCCCGTGCAGCGCTGGCGCCTCGAAGCTCCGAAGACCGATGCCTGA
- a CDS encoding SAM-dependent methyltransferase, translating to MTLHSAVEQEIRTLIRQYGRITFAQFMQAALYSRRGGFYASDARIDAHFGTSAMTHPAFGALIARQLSEMWHLLGAPRAFDVIEVGSGDGSLARSIVDACRRTAPDFAQALCYVAADFEPRGPRSHPDIRRVKAEGLAAFRNVVGCILTNELIDNFPVHRFSVRDGRIEEIFVTVENGELAEVLGEPSSPRIEERIASLGLDLPEGFRGEVNLRLEDWTRELARALDRGFVLTIDYGGTASELYCGGDTLVCYHRHAVRQDPYRDIGRQDITCHVDFTSLMRLGERHGLTTVGYTTQRQFLTNLGFPSLLAALETQDVSAARGALSRLAMNALVDPQDYGDLEVLAQAKGLARDVRLAGFARPAP from the coding sequence ATGACGCTGCACTCCGCGGTCGAGCAGGAGATCAGGACTCTCATCCGCCAATACGGACGGATCACGTTCGCGCAGTTCATGCAGGCTGCGCTGTACTCGCGGCGCGGGGGCTTCTACGCTTCGGACGCCCGGATCGATGCTCACTTCGGCACCTCGGCCATGACTCACCCGGCGTTCGGAGCGCTGATCGCGCGCCAGTTGAGCGAGATGTGGCATCTCCTCGGAGCGCCGCGAGCGTTCGATGTGATCGAGGTGGGCTCGGGCGACGGCAGCCTGGCGCGATCGATCGTAGACGCGTGCCGGCGCACGGCGCCCGATTTCGCGCAAGCGCTCTGCTACGTCGCCGCGGACTTCGAGCCTCGCGGGCCGCGGTCGCACCCCGACATCCGGCGCGTGAAAGCCGAAGGACTTGCGGCGTTCCGCAACGTCGTCGGCTGCATCCTGACCAACGAGCTCATCGACAACTTCCCCGTCCATCGCTTCTCCGTCCGGGACGGACGCATCGAAGAAATCTTCGTGACTGTCGAGAACGGTGAGCTCGCGGAAGTCCTGGGCGAGCCGTCATCGCCGCGCATCGAAGAACGGATCGCGAGCCTGGGTCTCGACCTGCCCGAAGGGTTTCGAGGCGAGGTGAACCTGCGCCTCGAAGACTGGACTCGCGAGCTTGCGCGTGCGCTGGACCGCGGCTTCGTCTTGACGATCGACTACGGCGGCACGGCGAGCGAGCTCTACTGCGGCGGCGATACGCTGGTGTGCTACCACCGGCACGCCGTTCGGCAAGATCCGTATCGCGACATCGGCCGGCAGGACATCACCTGCCACGTCGACTTCACGTCGCTGATGCGGCTCGGCGAGCGCCATGGGCTCACCACCGTCGGCTACACGACGCAGCGGCAGTTCCTGACGAACCTCGGCTTCCCGTCGCTGCTGGCCGCGCTCGAGACACAGGACGTCTCCGCCGCACGCGGGGCATTGAGCCGTCTCGCGATGAACGCGCTGGTGGACCCGCAGGACTACGGCGACCTCGAGGTGCTCGCGCAGGCGAAAGGCCTCGCGCGCGACGTGCGCCTCGCGGGGTTCGCGCGGCCGGCCCCTTGA
- a CDS encoding zinc ribbon domain-containing protein: MSIEGLQRPAPVPNELTQPFWAACNERRLVLQNCTACSRLHYPPTQKCSKCGSADKLEWKEVRGRGHIDVYFVIRDSRIKGFQSAQPVNFAVITLDEDPGINFLSNLPDRAPGDVPQGAPVELIFEETSNGQLIPEWKVVAHG; encoded by the coding sequence ATGTCGATCGAAGGTTTGCAAAGACCTGCCCCTGTTCCCAACGAGCTGACCCAACCGTTCTGGGCTGCGTGCAACGAACGGCGACTGGTTCTTCAGAACTGCACCGCGTGCTCGCGGCTGCACTATCCGCCCACGCAGAAATGCTCGAAGTGCGGCTCCGCCGACAAGCTCGAGTGGAAAGAGGTGCGCGGCAGGGGTCACATCGACGTCTACTTCGTCATACGCGATTCGCGCATCAAGGGATTCCAGTCGGCGCAACCGGTCAACTTCGCGGTGATCACGCTGGACGAGGATCCGGGCATCAACTTCCTCTCCAACCTTCCGGACAGGGCGCCCGGCGACGTGCCGCAGGGCGCGCCCGTCGAGCTGATTTTCGAGGAGACGAGCAACGGTCAGTTGATTCCGGAGTGGAAGGTGGTGGCCCATGGCTGA
- a CDS encoding ABC transporter permease, with protein MFFLARLTGDPTDLFLPVDASREDRLEFAHKHGYDLPATEQFLRFAGEVMEGNLGFSLRKQRPAIDVVLEAYPTTLKLAGVTLLIAISLAIVVGALAAYRPGGLFDRMGSTFGLVGASAPDFWVAITAILFFSVTLRWLPTSGTGGLLFWIMPVTVLALRPFGLLVQVTRGAMLDALASAYVKTARAKGVSERSVIFVHALRNACLAVVTVAGNLAVGLINGAVIVETVFGWPGVGKLMIDAVVQRDFPVVQASIMVTAIAIFLMNVLIDLLYVALDPRIRHQ; from the coding sequence GTGTTCTTCCTCGCCAGGCTCACCGGCGATCCGACCGATTTGTTCCTGCCGGTCGACGCTTCACGCGAGGATCGCCTCGAGTTCGCGCACAAGCACGGCTACGATCTCCCCGCCACCGAGCAATTCCTGCGGTTCGCCGGCGAGGTCATGGAAGGCAACCTGGGCTTCTCGCTGCGCAAGCAGCGACCGGCCATCGACGTGGTGCTCGAGGCTTACCCCACGACGCTCAAGCTGGCCGGTGTCACCCTGCTCATCGCCATCTCGCTCGCGATCGTCGTCGGTGCGCTGGCCGCGTACCGTCCGGGCGGCCTGTTCGACCGCATGGGCAGCACGTTCGGGCTGGTCGGCGCCAGTGCGCCGGACTTCTGGGTCGCGATCACCGCGATCCTGTTCTTCTCGGTGACCTTGCGCTGGCTGCCCACCTCCGGCACCGGCGGCTTGCTGTTCTGGATCATGCCGGTGACGGTGCTCGCGCTGCGCCCGTTCGGATTGCTGGTGCAGGTCACGCGCGGGGCCATGCTCGACGCGCTCGCTTCGGCCTACGTCAAGACCGCGCGCGCCAAAGGCGTCAGCGAGCGCTCCGTCATCTTCGTCCATGCGCTGCGCAACGCCTGCCTCGCGGTCGTCACCGTCGCCGGCAATCTCGCGGTCGGGCTGATCAACGGCGCCGTCATCGTGGAGACGGTGTTCGGCTGGCCCGGTGTGGGAAAGCTCATGATCGATGCGGTGGTCCAGCGCGATTTTCCGGTCGTGCAGGCGTCCATCATGGTGACCGCGATCGCGATCTTCCTGATGAACGTCCTCATCGATCTGCTGTACGTCGCGCTCGACCCGAGGATCCGCCACCAGTGA